Proteins from a single region of Plasmodium gaboni strain SY75 chromosome 2, whole genome shotgun sequence:
- a CDS encoding hypothetical protein (conserved Plasmodium protein, unknown function), which yields MKEEKSNSEHNENKYLSHLYSFLNSNYIRSSFENKSENVQNKNKKHLSSRKAYRYLIRKFKKVAIECDLYFEEIEIKNENEKLFIQLFGKNTVTLKKLYRKKKTIDHYFFLLLLFNILSNLPYSIIPIQKFVDICDSYIGYGVHLLINLNSTLYNKKKKIHKIFFDPVFYLFTSLWNNHHFQISLSNTMVILFFFYKIYIILKKLEIRNVNLFDNIYILCSSYVNKINSTLWFSMYLIMKRMLIDECEIKIIKKKKTYLILPIFIDIIKILDVYDEIIKKTNIEPLMKLYEELKLFLLYFFHKLLYNLLTEQDNLPRNIFKYLQINNNIIYNKKKKYNNLLSYNSKKKNSSEFFNSYYRYTNSINENVVFLSFFENFYFFNTFTNNGQAASSFPSLSFSFNSIGSSIESEEGDMYKDHNGLHNQMEIYNHNNDNNNNNNYIYDQSGKEFDHKNDYDDIITKDHTALNHAKYDNISSKNEDNHYDNNNNCRNYYNNGSLIKNEKSSQIIKMYKNKIDILNMQYNHFFVHRCKNEGKCILLIKSYFNDYLCALVNSLYIYSKDIYSTKNFDLNREGKNKWKEKNDNNDNNDNNDNNDNSDNNDNNDNNDNIDNSDNNDNNDNNDNIDNSDNIDNSDNIDNSDNIDNSDNIDNSDNSNYYDDDNILYNNNRSKEEIKNIREKQNFSNKETHAYENNKSCQNEELIYSNSNNNKDDKNSFKTHKMNDIHFNIIHKQKIEQYHECKDKKERKRKKKKIKVINKNKKEYRKKRKKFGENYIPILNTLISFIEVIYKNVFKKVLIKINKSKSINDLKLYSYIEKIYEYNTFYCLKNRLKKFCFTLFFSVTLKNLIKCYIYKIKREELNKNNFEKFQSTLIYDTCSFINIYNQLSQTNFKDIFRNKYVNFLIYIKNILTLPYDKLLRVPIKNKYFFFYIKNKRIDIPFQKFFNEYKLKNEKIFHANQNAKSLLVDRYNYIFNEAKGNTINHKNKSKNSFFFLKNSNNMHEKLYNILQTFNPLNSFYSKTNEENEQVIHSYNHDEFKDEYTSIKTYDSKNNIYIDNYDDNKDNNIYYSSISSTSSSKSEMNINNTDVYTSSKSSYNNKNNSSENSSDIIISSVDNMCNENNEGDKLSISVNKEVDLKKKKSIYEEKRDYISSSDNMNDEIIENISNNNKKKKNKNKNNNNNINSNSNCEGNIPSSYYDDDNNNNSSSSSSSSNGDFSFSYNNMDNEKKKKKKETESYYDVSSINSNEVYEEKQNIQRIFQRKKKLNNNNMKNPFEMNIDEKKNSIKVYIKNSNEQYDRKILLLKDDKIYFYDSEHSITYDSFYFLMEIKKIYSCDGFFDSLINSQRLSSINSSFTSTEDNEFYSKKRDTLSSESDWQKCGYDAKIIFHNSLRKNIQLMFIDQGYEKFVSKINNELVHETDRSYEYINLSYNKEEENEYVNNYLNNYVDPEKNNEIYFSTNSDTISEGEEANDYEKINTDEQIKKEKWIEQKINLHKEESIINNESIENKDSIDTKKSIENELDDNDKNILNNILKNNNHLLKENKKNYSQNESYAYSPSCSQNMSQFLSPICQNLVEYKYSSSTTDIYIKEKNYFSKKKKIKVKKENKMKLFRNINKNDIYNLFHEEISRLCKNKNNHINKTKADDLFFYKSVNKLYHSVNISSNS from the exons AtgaaagaagaaaaaagCAATAGTGAAcataatgaaaataaatacttgtctcatttatattcatttttaaactccaattatataagaagctcatttgaaaataaatcGGAAAATGTgcaaaacaaaaataagAAACATTTATCTTCTCGAAAGGCTTATAGATATCTAATCAGGAAATTTAAAAAG GTTGCTATAGAATGTGACTTATACTTTGAGGAGAtagaaattaaaaatgaaaacGAGAAATTGTTCATACAGTTATTTGGTAAAAACACTGTAACTTTAAAAAAActttatagaaaaaaaaaaacaattgatcattacttttttctacttctattatttaatattttatctaATCTCCCATATTCCATTATACCTATCCAAAAG TTTGTTGACATTTGCGATAGTTATATAGGTTATGGAGTGCATCTCCTGATAAATTTGAATAGCactttatataataaaaagaaaaaaattcacaaaatattttttgatcCG GTGTTTTATTTGTTTACATCACTGTGGAATAATCACCATTTTCAAATATCGTTATCAAATACTATG gtaattttatttttcttttacaaaatatatattatattgaaaaaattgGAAATACGAAATGTGAATTTATTTGATAAcatctatatattatgttcTTCTTATGTAAACAAGATAAATTCAACATTATG GTTTAGCATGTATCTCATCATGAAACGGATGCTCATTGATGAGTGcgaaataaaaatcattaaaaagaaaaagacGTATTTAATATTACCCATATTTATCGacattataaaaattttggatgtatatgatgaaataataaaaaagacAAACATCGAGCCGTTGATGAAATTATATGAGgaattaaaattatttttactttattttttccataaattattatataatttattaacTGAACAAGATAATTTACCTCgaaatattttcaaatatttacaaataaataacaatataatatataataagaaaaagaagTATAACAATTTGTTATCATATAACTcgaagaaaaaaaattctagtgaattttttaatagtTATTATAGATATACAAATTctataaatgaaaatgtggtgtttttatcattttttgaaaatttttatttctttaataCATTTACGAATAATGGTCAAGCTGCCAGTTCTTTTCCCTCCttatctttttcttttaattcGATAGGTTCTTCTATTGAATCTGAAGAAGGTGATATGTATAAGGATCATAATGGTCTACATAACCAAatggaaatatataatcataataatgataataataataataataattatatatatgatcAAAGTGGAAAAGAATTTGATCACAAAAATgattatgatgatataataacaaaagATCACACGGCCCTCAACCATGCcaaatatgataatatttcttcaaaaaatgaagataaccattatgataataataacaattgtcgtaattattataataatggaagtttgataaaaaatgagaaaTCTTCTcagataataaaaatgtataaaaacaaaatcgacattttaaatatgcaatataatcattttttcGTGCATAGATGTAAAAATGAGGGGAAgtgtattttattaattaaaagTTATTTTAATGATTATTTATGTGCCCTAGTAAATAgtttgtatatatattcgAAGGATATATATTCTACTAAGAATTTTGATTTAAACAGggaaggaaaaaataaatggaaagaaaaaaatgataataatgataataatgataataatgataataatgataatagtgataataatgataataatgataataatgataatattgataatagtgataataatgataataatgataataatgataatattgataatagtgataatattgataatagtgataatattgataatagtgataatattgataatagtgataatattgataatagtgataatagtaattattatgatgatgataatatcttatataataacaatcGGTCAAAggaagaaataaaaaatataagagAAAAACAAAACTTTTCAAATAAGGAAACACATGcatatgaaaataataaaagttGTCAAAATGAAGAATTGATATACTcaaatagtaataataacaaagatgataaaaattCATTTAAGACGCATAAGATGAATGatattcattttaatattattcacaAACAGAAGATAGAACAATATCATGAATGTAAAgacaaaaaagaaagaaaaagaaagaaaaagaaaataaaggtaataaataaaaataaaaaagaatatagaaaaaaaaggaaaaaatttggagaaaattatataccCATTTTAAATACACTTATAAGTTTTATTGAAGTGATATATAAGAATGTGTTTAAAAAagttttaataaaaataaataaaagtaaaagtataaatgatttaaaattatattcttatatagaaaagatatatgaatataatacattttattGTCTTAAAAATcgattaaaaaaattttgttttacattatttttttcagttactttaaaaaatttaattaaatgttatatttataaaataaaaagagaagaactaaataaaaataactTTGAGAAATTTCAATCaacattaatatatgatacatgtagttttataaatatatataatcagTTAAGCCAAACAAATTTTAAAGATATTTttagaaataaatatgtgaactttttaatatatataaaaaatatattaaccTTACCATATGACAAATTATTAAGAGTAcctataaaaaataaatacttttttttttatattaaaaataaaagaatagATATACCATTtcaaaaattttttaatgaatataaattaaaaaatgaaaaaatatttcatgCAAATCAAAATGCAAAATCATTATTAGTAGACagatataattatatatttaatgaaGCAAAAGGAAATACAATCAATCATAAGAACAAAAGtaaaaattcatttttctttttaaaaaactctaataatatgcatgaaaaattatataatattttgcAAACATTTAATCCTTTAAATAGTTTTTATTCAAAAACAAATGAGGAAAATGAGCAAGTGATACATTCTTATAACCATGACGAATTTAAAGACGAGTATACTTCTATAAAAACTTATGatagtaaaaataatatatatatagataattatgatgataataaggataataatatatattatagtaGTATAAGTAGTACATCAAGTAGTAAATCTgaaatgaatataaataacacGGATGTTTATACTAGTAGTAAGAGtagttataataataaaaacaacAGCAGCGAGAACAGTAgtgatataataataagtaGTGTAGATAATATGTgtaatgaaaataatgaagGTGATAAATTATCTATAAGTGTTAATAAAGAAGTTgatttaaagaaaaaaaaaagtatatatgAAGAGAAGAGGGATTATATATCTAGTAGtgataatatgaatgatgaaattattgaaaatatatcaaataataacaaaaaaaaaaaaaacaaaaacaaaaacaacaacaataatattaatagtaatagtaaTTGTGAGGGTAATATTCCTAGTAGttattatgatgatgataataataataatagtagtagtagtagtagtagtagtaaTGGTGATTTCTCTTTctcatataataatatggataatgaaaaaaaaaagaaaaaaaaggaaaCGGAGAGCTATTATGATGTGAGCAGTATTAATAGTAATGAAGTGTATgaagaaaaacaaaatatacaaagaatatttcaaagaaaaaaaaaactaaataacaataatatgaaaaatccttttgaaatgaatattgatgaaaaaaaaaatagtataaaggtatatataaagaattCAAATGAACAATATGATCGAAAAATATTACTTTTGAAAGATgataaaatttatttttatgattcAGAACATTCGATAACATATgattcattttattttcttatggagataaaaaaaatttattcaTGTGATGGTTTTTTTGATTCATTGATAAATTCTCAAAGGTTGAGTTCTAttaattcttcatttaCATCAACAGAAGATAATGAATTTTATTCTAAAAAAAGAGATACCCTCTCTTCAGAGAGTGATTGGCAAAAATGTGGATATGACGCAAAAATT ATATTCCATAATTCGCTCAGAAAAAATATCCAACTCATGTTTATAGACCAAGGGTATGAAAAATTTGTGAGCAAAATTAACAACGAATTAGTTCATGAAACGGATAGATcttatgaatatataaacttaagttataataaagaagaagaaaatgaatatgtaaataattatttaaataattatgttgacccagaaaaaaataatgaaattTATTTTAGTACTAATAGTGATACTATCTCAGAAGGAGAAGAAGCCAATgattatgaaaaaataaatacagatgaacaaataaaaaaagaaaaatggatagaacaaaaaataaatttacaTAAAGAAGAATctataataaataatgaatccatagaaaataaagattCAATAGATACAAAAAAATCTATAGAAAATGAATTagatgataatgataaaaatatattaaacaatattctaaaaaataacaatcatttattaaaagaaaataaaaaaaattattctCAAAATGAATCTTATGCATACTCTCCAAGTTGCTCACAAAATATGTCACAATTTTTATCTCCTATATGTCAGAATCTAGTTGAATACAAATATTCATCTAGCACAAcagatatatatattaaagaaaaaaattatttttcaaaaaaaaaaaaaattaaagtaaagaaagaaaataaaatgaaactatttagaaatataaataaaaatgatatatataatttgtttcACGAAGAAATATCTAGATTATgtaaaaacaaaaataatcaCATTAATAAGACAAAGGCTGATgacctttttttttataaatctgtaaataaattatatcaCTCGGTTAATATTTCCTCAAATTCGTGA
- a CDS encoding putative E2F-associated phosphoprotein — translation MSSKKVNNVINLLINEIKVKEKSENSNESASQKGIEIAKSFLNITCSDEKVINDNNECIKKVRIEPNELKNKVNIEGDQINQNEQNHDDDDVINENEKAVLEFYDEKIDNYDEEYVNKKYRFGTKSCDSSLCCCGCFIPVCYQSQRHEYYVNQYRALYAINIRIDEDTIIDEHEINSKRYEENDKDQENNENKQNKESDKSLKYHAVFCINCNNHIAYFEIQERVFHFFDVLPD, via the exons ATGAGCTCCAAAAAGGTAAATAATGTTATAAATCTCCTAATCAATgaaataaaagtaaaagAAAAATCAGAAAATTCTAATGAATCAGCTAGCCAAAAAGGAATAGAAATTGCtaaatcatttttaaaCATTACCTGTTCag ACGAGAAGGTTATAAATGACAATAATGAATGCATAAAAAAAGTACGAATAGAACCAAATGAactaaaaaataaagtaaATATTGAAGGTGATcaaataaatcaaaatgaacaaaatcATGACGATGACGATGTtattaatgaaaatgaaaaagcCGTTTTAGAATtttatgatgaaaaaattgacaattatgatgaagaatatgtgaataaaaaatatc GATTTGGCACAAAATCATGCGATTCTAGTTTATGTTGTTGTGGTTGTTTTATTCCTGTATGCTATCAAAGTCAAAG GCATGAATATTATGTTAATCAGTACAGAGCTTTATATGCAATTAACATAAGAATAGACGAGGACACAATAATTGACGAACATGAAATTAATTCTAAAAGATACGAAGAAAACGATAAAGATcaagaaaataatgaaaacAAACAGAATAAGGAATCTGATAAATCCTTAAAATATCATGCTGTTTTTTGTATAAATTGTAATAATCATATAGCGTATTTTGAAATACAAGAAAGAGTTTTCCACTTTTTTGACGTTTTACCTGATTAA
- a CDS encoding hypothetical protein (conserved Plasmodium protein, unknown function): MLKYINQSKVLLLRKMSTVNKNMSKINQLNKDIFIGLKEKTSILKKEKLYLEPVEEKLHLTNLETCCPLTHFILAYKIKIDTSGVQLKVANNSGGTKRKNEEKNDEKNEANVNDQKNEANVNDEKNEANVNDQKNEANVNDKKNEANDQKNETNVNDQKNETNVNDENNKVDFYDSFVQLNIPVLKNFEKDYFFKHIIELIDSLAADVVYRHSIGVYKRNEKFNFVTVLFNNLKTYEKKLLHHDFSFGLCDTYPLTINCYIVNSGTTSYILKVDFFQQNNLVFDIYTTFVNVNCLTFKPQQVVPVLNSLKDEKYEKIKTLCSHIKDVQSLFNYKDVKSKTLHQNDYDILSNYFKEYETQKLGYIKNINEYTNLYDNEENEIAQNSNQNILTIFDSILNSNDFSFYAGKEQYACKDTYVQSHNFISSEFKNIHNFTFGGHLAYLSFCHAMVVIKKFVTKPILKEINSIQYILPVPVNTEVLYKGKVVYSDQNKIQVNVATYCFDYKKKNYYLTTICDMSFENNSDISFVPKSQEEFKLYMLGYLRSQILS; encoded by the coding sequence ATGctaaaatatataaaccAAAGTAAAGTTTTGTTATTAAGAAAAATGAGTActgtaaataaaaatatgtcTAAAATAAATCAATTGAATAAGGATATTTTTATAGGTTTAAAGGAAAAAACTTccatattaaaaaaagaaaaattatatctAGAACCAGTTGAAGAGAAATTACATTTAACTAATTTAGAAACGTGTTGCCCTCTAACACATTTTATCTTAGCATATAAAATCAAAATTGATACCAGTGGTGTTCAGCTTAAGGTTGCTAATAATTCTGGAGGAacaaaaaggaaaaatgaagaaaagAATGATGAAAAGAATGAAGCGAATGTGAATGATCAAAAGAATGAAGCGAATGTAAATGATGAAAAGAATGAAGCGAATGTAAATGATCAAAAGAATGAAGCGAATGTAAATGATAAAAAGAATGAAGCGAATGATCAAAAGAATGAAACGAATGTGAATGATCAAAAGAATGAAACGAATgtaaatgatgaaaataataaagtCGATTTTTATGATTCATTTGTTCAATTGAATATCCCTGTATTGaaaaattttgaaaaggattattttttcaaacATATTATTGAACTTATTGATTCACTTGCAGCAGATGTAGTATATAGACATAGTATAGGTgtttataaaagaaatgaaaaatttaatttcGTGACtgtattatttaataatttaaaaacatATGAAAAGAAACTATTACATCATGATTTTTCCTTTGGTCTTTGTGATACATATCCATTAACAATAAACTGTTATATTGTCAACTCAGGAACAacatcatatatattaaaggTTGATTTCTTTcaacaaaataatttagtgtttgatatatatactaCATTTGTTAATGTGAATTGTTTAACGTTTAAACCTCAACAAGTAGTACCTGTTTTGAACTCGTTGaaagatgaaaaatatgaaaaaatcAAAACATTATGTTCTCATATAAAAGATGTACAGAgtttatttaattataaagatGTTAAGAGTAAAACATTACATCAAAATGATTATGatattttatcaaattattttaaagaatatGAAACACAAAAGTTAggatatattaaaaatataaatgaatatactaatttatatgataatgaagaaaatgaaattgCACAAAATAgtaatcaaaatatattaacaatatTTGATTCAATATTAAATTCAAATGATTTCTCTTTTTATGCTGGAAAAGAACAATATGCATGTAAAGATACATATGTGCAATCacataattttatatcatcagaatttaaaaatatacataattttaCTTTTGGTGGCCACCTAGCTTATTTATCTTTTTGTCATGCAATGGtagtaataaaaaaatttgtaACAAAACCAATACTAAAGGAAATTAATTctatacaatatattttaccTGTCCCTGTCAATACCGaagtattatataaaggAAAGGTTGTATATTCTGATCAGAATAAAATACAAGTTAATGTAGCTACTTATTGTTttgattataaaaaaaaaaattattatttaacGACAATCTGTGATATGTcatttgaaaataattcaGACATATCATTTGTTCCTAAATCACAAGAAGAATTCAAATTGTATATGTTAGGTTATTTACGTTCACAAATTTTATCATAA
- a CDS encoding putative replication factor C subunit 2, producing MENIPWVEKYRPKRLDDIVHQNNAVMMLKEVVRTKNMPHLIFHGPPGTGKTSAINALAHELFGKENISERVLELNASDDRGINVVREKIKAYTRISISKNKIHSETKEVLPSWKLVVLDEADMMTEDAQSALRRIIEIYSNVTRFILICNYIHKISDPIFSRCSCYRFQSIPINIKKEKLLYICQNENIDIVDDALEKIIETTEGDLRRAVSILQLCSCINAKITLNSVLDVSGLPSDDIVYKIIDACKMKDLKHVEKTVQDIIEDGFDVAYIFKSFNNYFIMNTEYEDSLKYQILLELSRHDYRLHCGATQYIQLLSFASSVHSLLNSV from the coding sequence atGGAAAATATTCCGTGGGTTGAAAAGTATCGACCAAAAAGGTTGGATGATATCGTTCATCAAAATAATGCTGTAATGATGTTAAAGGAAGTTGTGAGGACAAAGAATATGCctcatttaatatttcatgGTCCTCCTGGTACAGGTAAAACATCAGCAATAAATGCTTTGGCTCACGAATTGTTTGGAAAGGAAAATATAAGTGAGAGGGTATTAGAATTGAACGCTTCTGATGACAGAGGTATAAATGTGGTaagagaaaaaattaaagcATATACAAGAATAAGCATtagtaaaaataaaatccATAGCGAAACAAAAGAAGTATTACCTTCATGGAAATTGGTTGTATTGGATGAAGCTGATATGATGACAGAGGACGCACAATCAGCTTTAAGAAGaataatagaaatatattctaATGTAACAAGATTTATACttatatgtaattatatacataaaatatcTGATCCAATATTTAGTAGATGTTCATGTTATAGGTTTCAATCCATAcctattaatattaaaaaagaaaaattactttatatatgtcaaaatgaaaatattgatataGTAGACGATGCtttagaaaaaattattgaaACAACGGAAGGTGATTTAAGAAGAGCAGTTTCTATATTACAATTATGTTCATGTATTAATGCAAAAATTACATTAAATTCAGTTTTAGATGTATCTGGATTACCATCAGATGatattgtatataaaattattgaTGCTTGTAAAATGAAAGATTTAAAGCATGTGGAAAAAACTGTACAAGATATTATTGAAGATGGTTTTGATGTAgcttatatttttaaatcatttaataattattttattatgaataCAGAATATGAAGattctttaaaatatcaaatattattagaaCTTTCAAGACATGATTATCGTTTACATTGTGGTGCTACACAATACATACAACTTTTAAGTTTTGCTTCATCGGTACATTCGTTATTAAATAGCGtataa
- a CDS encoding putative membrane protein (conserved Plasmodium membrane protein, unknown function), translating to MDNYIEMKSNVLNKEYDIYKIPNEYDETLSIYSIDDEDSEDDMLNSYEKTSDIAKDYMYKKINTDNLDSSEYEDTNMGIFKYIYEMITKKNEMRKEQMKLTLFSINRCVDFFNDFLFLIKVFYEMKISETSNMLNHNIYKLLFLWLLFLYVTSFFTFYFRKYYIMNLIPEKHHNLFSLFKVFNEIKTMHPKNISVLYFYDRIQRTYIVINKFFEDLPQFLLCLLYITLNGKDKFIIFNMLYSIIYFVINAIYHGLNYPFMGTLNLFFSTYLLNDSFVEYDAAPTNKFFCLYSFFVFFIWSLLALSTKKLVSFFWAPCNTKKKKKKKKKMIK from the exons ATGGACAATTATATTGAGATGAAATCAAATGTATTGAATAAAGaatatgatatttataaaatacCAAATGAATATGATGAAACGTTGTCAATATATTCTATTGATGATGAAGATTCAGAAGATGATATGTTAAACAGTTATGAAAAGACAAGTGATATTGCAAAAGATTATAtgtacaaaaaaataaatacagATAATTTAGATAGTAGTGAATATGAAGATACTAATATGGGTatctttaaatatatatatgaaatgATAACAAAAAAGAATGAAATGAGAAAAGAACAAATGAAATTGACACTTTTTAGTATAAATCGATGTGTAgatttttttaatgattttttatttcttataaaaGTTTTTTATGAAATGAAAATATCTGAAACTTCTAATATGTtaaatcataatatatataaacttttatttttatggcttttatttttatatgttacttctttttttactttttatttccgtaaatattatattatgaatttAATACCAGAAAAACATCATAActtattttctttatttaaagtctttaatgaaataaaaacaatGCACCCAAAAAACATTTCagtattatatttttatgatcGTATACAAAGAACATATATagttataaataaattctTTGAAGACCTACCtcaatttttattatgtttgTTGTATATTACCTTGAATGGAAAAGACaaatttatcatttttaatatgttatattcaattatatattttgtgaTTAATGCAATATATCATGGATTAAATTATCCATTCATGGGAACACtcaatttatttttctcaACCTACCTTTtaaa tgACTCGTTTGTTGAATATGACGCAGCACCTACcaataaatttttttgtttatattctttttttg ttttttttatatggTCACTTCTTGCTTTATCAACCAAAAAACTTGTTAGCTTTTTTTGGGCTCCATgtaatacaaaaaaaaaaaaaaaaaaaaaaaaaaaaatgataaaataa